The following coding sequences are from one Numida meleagris isolate 19003 breed g44 Domestic line chromosome 22, NumMel1.0, whole genome shotgun sequence window:
- the NKAIN1 gene encoding sodium/potassium-transporting ATPase subunit beta-1-interacting protein 1 (The sequence of the model RefSeq protein was modified relative to this genomic sequence to represent the inferred CDS: added 54 bases not found in genome assembly), protein MGRCNGRCTLVGFCCLQLIAALERQIFDFLGYQWAPILANFLHIMAVILGIFGTIQYRSKYLIMYAVWLVLWVGWNAFIICFYLEVGHLSQDRDFIMTFNTSLHRSWWMENGPGCLVTPVLNSRLALEDHHVITVSGCLLDYQYIEVLSSAAQIFLALFGFVYACYVSKVFLEEEDSFDFIGGFDSYGYQAPQKTSHLQLQPLYTSG, encoded by the exons ATCGCAGCGCTGGAGCGGCAGATCTTTGATTTCCTGGGCTACCAGTGGGCGCCCATCCTGGCCAATTTTTTACACATCATGGCTGTCATCCTGGGCATCTTCGGGACCATCCAGTACAGATCCAAATACCTCATCATG TACGCGGTGTGGCTGGTGCTGTGGGTCGGCTGGAACGCCTTCATCATCTGCTTCTACCTGGAGGTCGGGCACTTGTCGCAG GACCGAGACTTCATCATGACCTTCAATACCTCCCTGCACCGCTCGTGGTGGATGGAGAACGGGCCAGGCTGCCTGGTGACACCAGTGCTCAACTCCCGGCTGGCGCTCGAGGACCACCACGTCATCACAGTCAGTGGCTGCCTGCTGGACTACCAGTACATTGAGGTGCTCAGCAGCGCCGCACAGATCTTCCTGGCG ctctTCGGCTTCGTCTACGCCTGCTATGTCAGCAAAGTGTTTCTGGAGGAAGAAGACAGCT tTGACTTCATTGGTGGGTTTGACTCCTATGGTTACCAGGCGCCGCAGAAGACGTCGCACCTACAGCTACAGCCACTGTACAC GTCTGGGTAG